A genome region from Pseudodesulfovibrio alkaliphilus includes the following:
- the csrA gene encoding carbon storage regulator CsrA, translating to MLILTRRPGESLYLGDTIKLKILSVQGKQIKIGLEVPEDMTVYREEVYLKIKEQNKQALETSQQDLLAAAALWEKKEPRK from the coding sequence ATGCTGATATTGACCCGGAGACCGGGAGAAAGCCTGTACCTGGGCGATACGATCAAGCTGAAAATCCTGAGCGTTCAGGGCAAGCAGATAAAGATCGGCCTTGAGGTACCCGAGGACATGACCGTCTATCGGGAAGAGGTGTATCTGAAGATCAAGGAACAGAACAAGCAGGCGCTGGAGACCAGCCAGCAGGACCTGCTCGCGGCGGCTGCGCTATGGGAAAAGAAAGAACCAAGAAAATAA
- the flgL gene encoding flagellar hook-associated protein FlgL → MRVSQQMLFSRYIHNLNTSLNSLMDLNTKAQTHKKVNSPSDDPAGMTRILGHRDTLRSLEQYGDNISTAKGWLGSSDEALRQVSTLITRAKELAGQAATGTVSGDNREQVSYELRSIFEQMIGLANTNFEGKSIYSGQKVDGKAFEQIMWLTTNDEDFGHTDFTIQGSSNTTVLVQFIDTNTTTPTPPGGTMDLSNGDLGVRYSIDGGRTWLEDGAVSFAAGVATVSLPSSGTNVLFHSDATVKVNDPDDPSVADGTWLWVRPSARYVGDDKDAPPMVDPRTVGGVNADASGSFQSGSVTVRIDNTSAVAMNEEIRYSYSLDGGINWVTGNVAPADTSSNSSVLSIANSGLLTLSSNGGNILQPGQQFVIRPRAADINLDISANDRVCINDVGKDIFGGIYMDPDAVLAAGGASVPLSSQNANRVFHSDDDPKMALTIQGDDEFSKNLFEVMGNLVAFAETNNQTGVQQMLDNLNNAQAQIMNRLADVGGRQNRLLATENILDGLKYNEKALLSSVEDADVSELMTDLVQQQIVYEAVLRSSSMIMQLNLSKFI, encoded by the coding sequence ATGCGCGTATCGCAACAAATGCTCTTCAGCAGGTACATTCACAACCTCAACACCTCTCTGAACTCGTTGATGGACCTCAATACCAAGGCCCAGACGCATAAGAAGGTCAATTCGCCAAGCGATGATCCCGCGGGTATGACGCGGATTCTCGGTCACCGCGACACCTTGCGCTCGCTTGAGCAGTATGGCGATAACATCTCCACGGCCAAGGGGTGGCTCGGCTCTTCGGACGAGGCGCTCAGGCAGGTTTCGACACTCATCACCCGGGCCAAGGAACTGGCCGGTCAGGCCGCCACCGGCACAGTGAGCGGCGACAACCGCGAACAGGTCAGCTACGAGTTGCGCAGCATTTTCGAGCAGATGATCGGGCTGGCCAACACCAACTTCGAGGGCAAGAGCATCTATTCGGGCCAGAAGGTGGACGGCAAGGCTTTTGAGCAGATCATGTGGCTGACCACAAACGACGAGGATTTCGGACACACCGATTTCACCATCCAGGGGTCTTCGAACACCACCGTGCTGGTCCAGTTCATCGACACCAATACCACGACACCGACCCCGCCTGGCGGCACCATGGATCTCTCCAACGGAGATCTCGGGGTGCGCTACAGCATTGACGGCGGCCGCACCTGGCTCGAAGACGGAGCCGTGAGTTTTGCCGCCGGCGTGGCCACCGTCAGTCTGCCATCAAGCGGCACCAATGTGCTTTTCCACTCCGACGCCACGGTCAAGGTCAACGACCCTGACGATCCTTCCGTGGCCGATGGAACCTGGCTTTGGGTGCGCCCCTCGGCCAGGTACGTCGGCGATGACAAGGACGCTCCCCCCATGGTGGACCCGCGCACCGTTGGCGGCGTAAATGCCGACGCCTCGGGATCGTTCCAGAGCGGTTCCGTCACCGTGCGTATCGACAATACCTCCGCTGTGGCCATGAACGAGGAGATCCGTTACTCCTACAGCCTCGACGGCGGCATCAACTGGGTCACGGGCAACGTGGCTCCGGCCGATACTTCGAGCAATTCCTCGGTCTTGAGCATTGCCAACAGCGGTCTTCTTACCCTTTCCTCCAATGGCGGCAATATACTGCAACCGGGGCAGCAGTTTGTCATTCGGCCGAGAGCCGCAGACATCAACCTCGATATTTCGGCCAACGATCGGGTGTGCATCAACGATGTGGGCAAGGACATCTTCGGCGGCATCTATATGGACCCCGATGCGGTGCTTGCCGCGGGGGGAGCCTCCGTTCCCCTGAGCAGTCAGAATGCGAACAGGGTGTTTCACTCAGACGACGACCCCAAAATGGCTCTGACCATTCAGGGCGACGACGAGTTTTCCAAGAATCTTTTCGAGGTCATGGGCAACCTTGTGGCCTTCGCCGAGACCAACAACCAGACCGGCGTGCAGCAGATGCTCGATAACCTGAACAATGCCCAGGCCCAGATCATGAACAGGCTTGCCGACGTGGGTGGCCGCCAAAACCGGCTTCTCGCTACCGAGAACATCCTTGATGGTCTCAAATACAACGAAAAGGCGCTGCTCAGTTCCGTCGAGGATGCCGATGTCAGCGAACTGATGACCGATCTGGTCCAGCAGCAGATAGTCTATGAGGCTGTACTGCGTTCCTCCTCCATGATCATGCAGCTCAACCTGAGCAAGTTCATCTAG
- the flgK gene encoding flagellar hook-associated protein FlgK, whose protein sequence is MSFGANSILDMGRWALFASQVQLQVTGQNISNVNTVGYSRQSAVLQEGPYIDYSPGQLGTGVKATEVVRHFDEMVEAMYLGQSAMRDKWGTLWEQLRGVENLLNESSGTGVSNTLSQFFNSWNEVSQRPDNYGARQSVVNDTATLISTLRQVDTDLSLMQQRINSTVAAQVKQANSLMVEISELNKEIQVHNIEGSNNANGLFDERARKVRELAELMDISTIDNGGGNFTVLTKAGHTLVDGTSHFSLEFLAPQKSSDLRSGSTFAGDIYFDGNDDFEYTIDFVKDGPAASDATAAQFRVSLDGGVTWLTDADGKERHFNARDYESRINVEGLQIWFGSANSSQGNPSGQFAVGDRFTISPHQGLYWVENTSSKLEITPQIHFNGEENTTRLTGGSLAALLSFRDNYIGKYRDKLENLTETLVWETNRRHSQGAGLQAFNVVDGTYGVSSITKALGSDSTGLVFGDKLQAGNTFIYVYDEETGLLASSASLDFSGGSFDPKIHSLTDVADAVNSSFAGAIKAEIINNKLHLEAEEGYAFAFGNDSAGLMAALGINTFFKGSSPMDIQVNEKITGDLDYLATGHVNGAGEMNAGDNTTTLAMYALREAQVAISSVAEGTTNTTLLSYYNGLVGNVGADTNRAKFNHGFYNTLANDLNERQQQVAGVNLDEEMSNLIRYQASYTAAAKLITTADQMLQTILSLKS, encoded by the coding sequence ATGTCCTTTGGCGCCAACTCGATTCTCGATATGGGCCGCTGGGCCCTGTTCGCCTCGCAGGTGCAGCTCCAGGTCACCGGCCAGAATATCTCCAATGTCAACACCGTGGGATATTCGCGCCAGTCGGCGGTGCTGCAGGAAGGGCCGTACATCGACTATTCTCCGGGTCAGCTCGGAACAGGCGTCAAGGCCACTGAGGTGGTGCGTCATTTCGACGAGATGGTCGAGGCCATGTATCTCGGTCAATCGGCAATGCGCGACAAATGGGGGACGCTGTGGGAGCAGCTCAGGGGTGTTGAGAATCTGCTCAACGAGTCGAGCGGCACCGGAGTGAGCAATACCCTTTCCCAGTTCTTCAACTCCTGGAACGAGGTCAGCCAGCGCCCGGACAACTACGGGGCGCGTCAGTCCGTTGTCAATGACACGGCAACTCTTATTTCGACCCTGCGTCAGGTGGACACCGATCTTTCGCTCATGCAGCAGCGCATCAATTCCACCGTCGCCGCCCAGGTCAAGCAGGCCAACTCCCTGATGGTGGAGATTTCGGAACTCAACAAGGAGATCCAGGTCCACAATATCGAGGGGTCCAACAACGCCAACGGCCTGTTTGACGAACGGGCGCGCAAGGTCCGCGAGCTGGCGGAATTGATGGACATCTCCACCATTGATAACGGCGGCGGAAATTTCACCGTTCTGACCAAGGCCGGACACACCCTGGTGGACGGCACCAGCCATTTCAGCCTTGAGTTCCTCGCCCCGCAGAAGAGCTCGGATCTGCGCTCCGGCTCCACCTTTGCGGGCGACATCTATTTCGATGGAAACGATGATTTCGAATACACCATTGATTTCGTGAAAGACGGACCGGCCGCCTCGGACGCTACCGCGGCCCAGTTCCGTGTTTCCTTGGACGGGGGTGTCACCTGGCTTACCGACGCAGACGGCAAGGAACGTCATTTCAATGCCCGGGATTATGAATCACGGATCAATGTGGAAGGGCTCCAGATCTGGTTCGGTTCGGCCAACAGCTCCCAGGGCAACCCCTCCGGACAGTTCGCTGTCGGCGACCGTTTCACCATCAGTCCGCATCAGGGACTCTATTGGGTGGAAAATACGTCGAGCAAGCTGGAGATCACACCCCAGATTCATTTCAACGGCGAGGAGAACACCACCCGGCTCACTGGCGGCAGTCTGGCAGCACTGCTCTCATTTCGTGACAACTACATTGGCAAGTACCGCGACAAGTTGGAAAACCTGACTGAAACCCTTGTTTGGGAGACCAACCGCAGACACAGCCAGGGAGCCGGACTCCAGGCTTTCAACGTGGTGGATGGCACCTACGGTGTGTCCTCGATCACCAAGGCCCTTGGTTCGGACTCCACCGGGCTGGTCTTCGGCGACAAGCTCCAGGCAGGCAACACCTTCATCTATGTGTACGACGAGGAAACCGGGCTCCTCGCTTCGTCCGCTTCTCTGGATTTTAGCGGGGGCAGCTTCGACCCCAAGATCCACTCGCTTACCGATGTGGCGGACGCGGTCAACTCCAGTTTCGCAGGGGCCATAAAAGCCGAAATAATCAACAACAAGCTGCATCTCGAAGCCGAAGAGGGATACGCCTTCGCCTTTGGCAACGATAGCGCGGGACTCATGGCCGCTCTGGGCATCAACACCTTTTTCAAGGGTTCCTCGCCCATGGACATTCAGGTGAACGAAAAGATTACCGGCGATCTCGACTATCTGGCCACCGGCCATGTCAATGGCGCAGGCGAGATGAACGCGGGCGACAACACCACGACCCTGGCCATGTATGCCCTGCGCGAGGCCCAGGTGGCCATCTCCTCGGTGGCGGAGGGGACAACAAACACAACCCTGCTCAGTTACTACAACGGGCTTGTGGGCAATGTCGGCGCGGATACCAATAGAGCCAAGTTCAATCATGGTTTCTACAACACGCTGGCCAATGACCTCAATGAGCGCCAGCAGCAGGTGGCGGGTGTGAACCTCGACGAGGAGATGAGCAACCTGATCCGCTATCAGGCGTCATATACGGCGGCGGCCAAGCTCATCACCACTGCCGATCAGATGCTTCAGACGATCCTGTCGCTGAAGTCTTAG
- the flgN gene encoding flagellar export chaperone FlgN encodes MIRLIEENLVRQNKAMVLLFVLLEEEFSRLNQGQPQGVSQIELSIQELMRQVAAERRSLRAKIDTLVPGAVRVRELYVTLKPETSETLEKLLEMLDDTEQKCAVQAAKNNEMAMALFEQSSKLLTFMHNQIKPKNSGAYAPSGRLARAPSSARLLTGRL; translated from the coding sequence ATGATTCGTCTCATTGAGGAAAACTTGGTCCGCCAGAACAAGGCAATGGTGCTCCTCTTCGTCCTTTTGGAGGAAGAATTTTCCAGGCTCAATCAGGGCCAGCCCCAGGGGGTTTCCCAGATAGAGTTGTCCATCCAGGAGCTGATGCGTCAGGTGGCTGCAGAAAGACGGTCATTGCGTGCCAAGATCGATACGCTCGTGCCGGGCGCGGTGCGGGTGCGCGAGCTGTATGTCACCCTGAAGCCGGAAACCTCGGAAACCTTGGAGAAGCTGCTCGAAATGCTTGATGATACCGAGCAGAAATGCGCTGTCCAGGCCGCCAAGAACAACGAGATGGCCATGGCCCTCTTTGAGCAGAGCAGCAAGTTGCTCACCTTCATGCACAATCAGATCAAGCCAAAGAACTCGGGAGCCTATGCCCCCTCGGGGCGTCTGGCACGGGCTCCCAGCTCGGCCCGGCTGCTGACCGGGAGGCTCTAA